TATTGTAGGTAAAGTTATGGTAATTAAGAGAAATCTAGGGTATTCATTTGAATGGCtcgtctaaaattattttttaaattttttaaataatcaatTACTACAGTAAAAATAAATTTACACTTGGTAATGAAACAACCAtctcccccccccccaaaaaaaaagaagttgcAATAATTGAGCTTACAAACCGCTACTTAAACTATAGTGTGAAAAGATTATAGGTGAAGTTATGGTAATTGAGGGCAATCTAAGGTATCCATCAAAATTATGTTGGAGCATAGTTTCTATTATAATATCGATAATGCTAAAATTCCAACTCTAAACAACCACTATTTACTAACCACAAAACATGCCTAAACCACAATGATAATTAAGTGATTCAATATTAAAAAGAGAATAGGCCTCCCTCTCTTCTAATTAAATTCTCAATaacctatattttttaaaatatggcATTTTATAGCTAATATGACATAGTACCTAGgtgaaaaaaatataaacaacAAGGTGCATATGTTAGATCTGCATTCAAAGTTTTATACTTTCTCCGTATGACTCGATTGATCATTGCAATAAAGGATATGTAGAGCAATAATTTGATGTCTTTATTATTTTTACCATAACATTTATGATGCATACTTGATACAGAGTAATGCTGACATGGATCCTGTAAGGTATACAAGAAGAATCCTCCCATCAAGTGACAAGGAGGGTTTGGTGCCACTTCCAAACATGGTAGGTTGGTTGATTGTGTAGTTGCCAATTTAGTGTCTTGGGTTCAATAAATTTCTCATGTGCAATTCATCGATAACTCTAAGCATATTCGATCCCTGATTATAGTAGTTGACTAAATGATGATAATGATGGATGCCCCTAAGCATATTCCCTGATTATAGTAGTTGACTAAATAATGATAATGACTATTTAGCATGTAGGATAGGTTGCATCATTAGCTATATTTTGTTTTACAATTGATTCCTTGCATTCTTTGGTCCCGATCCTCCGTATGATGTTAGGGGGTGTTTGATTCGCGATTAAAATCGGAATCAAAATAAAATggattggaatcagaatcggaatgatcaaatcatctgaaATAATTGGTTTGTGATCGGAATTGGAATGGATGATTTTCATTGTTGTTGTTTGGTTCATATAAAGATAGAAATCGaagtcaactcaaatttttatttttattcttaactaaaatttttaaaaattaattattttaaaaattaatattaaattaaaattaaacataataataatatctttaattttttaaaaaaattatcattaaaaaaaattatcattaatatGCATCTGAAGGGCTATTTCTAGAGTCTTCTTGGGGCTTGCAGAGTGCTGGCGAGTGAGATCATCGGGCTCTACAGCAACCTAGAAGCTTCGCATAGATCTCGGCTCAGCTGGGCATTATCTCAAGTGTCTTGAAATCATCCTAACATCTTCTGTCTCTAGTAATCCCTCAAGTTCAGAACTTGTTCTGACACCAGAACACGCCCTTCCTTGCTTCCCTCTTGTCTGGCTCTACGTAGATGcactccttccccttcctccataGTGCCTTGGACATCGAGGTACAGGGGCCAACCGAGGGTTAGGGTCACCACCATGGTGAGGAGATGACCGGGGGGGTTGTTGAGGTACTTGCTATATTAGAGGAGGGCGGACTTGATCTTGGGGATGAAGACCTCATCGTAGTCGAGGGAGTCGATGTTGGAGTGATGGCAGTGGTGGCTGATCTTCTAGGAGAAGTAAGGGACGAGGGGAATAGAGTAGAGGACAAGGCCGACGACGTCATCGAAGAGGGAGGAGTCAGAGAAAGCATGGTGGCCACACTCGTGGGCGATGACCTAGATGTCGGTGAGGTTGCAGCCCTGGGCGGCCCAATAGAAGGGCTCGACGGTGAGACAGAGCAGCGGCTTGGATAGGGCCGAGTGACAGTGAGGGCCATGTAGAGAAGGGTGGCAGAGATGGTGAGGTCATGGACGACGTAAGAGCGGAGAACGGAGCGCTCGAAGCAATGCAGGGGGATGGTCTTTTTGATTTGGCTCAATGTGAATGGAGGCTTCTCCGTCAGGGACCACCAATGGCATCCCCCTCTCCGACCTCCATGCCCACCCCATCGTCGACCTCTCCATTGATGGCGTCAATGAGGTCGACCCGTCGCTCAACATCGTCAAGGGCCATGGCGGCTCCCTCCTTCACGAGAAGATGATCGAgggtagatgattttttttttaacctcaTTCTAATGGAATGAGATTTGACTCCATTGGGGTGAGTCCGGATTTGATTACGGGAGAAATAGATCATTTTCATTCTTCTCtgaaatgaaaatcagaatgaaactccttccaaccaaacagttggaatggaagtcatccatttcgattctcattccaGATCTTAGCTACCCTAACAAAACACCCCCCTAAtggatctttttcttaaaaatttttgtaaactTAGTTTAATTTGGTTGATTTGTATTATGTTTGTTGTTGCACTTGCATGCATTGGTAGAATATGTGGACTTGTTGATTAAAACCTAAAATTTTGATTCATGCATGTTAAAGGGGTAAACAAATAAcacacatttaaaaaaaaaaacaaagatttATTAGTTGCTAAAAATTGTGCTGGATTAACATATGTAATTGCATGTATTAGGTGGTTGAGCACATGACACTAGATTTGAAAATAAGTTAAAAATCAAGAATGCTTTTTTGATTAACATGATTATTTTTAGATATTGTAAATTTGAAGTATCTCTTTAGCTCTTACCACAAAGAGAAGCACATAATGCCTATCGAACTTGGTTGGTAGCCTATTATAATTTCGTATGCAACATCTTAGTTTTTATGCatgctaataaatctatttgttttAAAGCACAATTAATTTTCTccagtaaaatttatttatctatattAATACTAATGTGCATAATGCTTCTCTGATCACGTATACATGCATAACATCTTATGAAATAGAGAAcaaatttaaaaagaaataaaattatccaatttttaaatttgatatttaatGTAAATAAACTTCGAGCTGCCTTACTAAGAAAAGCATTATGTTTCATTTAGTCAACATTCATGCTATTTCTTttctaatattttctcctttacACAAAGTTATTCAATTGGTTTTTCTAACTTTGTTAGTTCTTCATTATCTAAGTTGTGAAATTAATTTATATAACTTAAAAAggatagaaaattaaaaattattatttttattttaacttATGagcattttaattaattattttgttCCTTTTAAATTTTGtatgtaatatttttaatttatattcaataaaatttataaacctCATCTTTTTTTGTAACAGCTTTTATTGGTATCTTCTTTTATAATAGTTTACATTAAGCATTTTAATAGAAGTTATCCTACAAGTGGTAACAACTAGTCATTGTCGGTTTGAAACTAGCAAAAGCTATGGAAACGTTGTCATTGCAAACTAAATGGAGTGGATTATTGCAGATGGGAAAAGACAATTTTaatctctttctaatttattctttaagatttaaaaataatttaatatatttatctTTCATATGCCTTAGGATCTATAGTCTGCACAGTTTACTTGTATCTAATTTAGTAATAACTATGTTTGTCAAACATAAAACATGAGGTGTAGTCAACATTCATTTTGTTTTCTACATTGAAAAAATAAGcatcttttatactttaaattttccaatttATCAAACGATGTTCGTAAGAAACAGCAAGAAGCCAGTTGTTATAGGACCAATTAGTTTGTCCAAGCCTAAAGAAAGTCAAACCAGGCTAACTTATCTTAAATCCAAATTCtagaaaatttaatttctttcttCTTAGTTTTTAATTATAAATGCCAATTAGGTGTCTTTTTCAGTTTCAAACTCCTTTTAAGCTGTGGTCTACCAAAAAAAACTCCTTTTAAGTTGTGTAGGTTTATAGCATTTAGGTGCAACTTAAGCTTGTTTGACTCTCATAGATTGTTTGTATCTAGTGCACAAAGTTGAATGTTTGTTCTTTTTGTTCCGTATAATCTTTACACCATATATGATGATGGTAGCTTAGTGTTTTCAATGATTATATCAGTACttgtttgttaaaaaaaaaaaatcttactttCTTCTTGTCTTTTGGTTAATATTTATTTATGGTAGATTTATTTCTTTGCTTGTATTACTAGATATTATATCTTTTGTAATATGAAATTTAACATATCTTAGAAATAGTTTAattcttttttctctttaaatgattttttttccattttcatTTTGGCTTGCTGTACtctgataaaatagtaagaaGTGTTTACCTCGACTTAAAgctattcttttcttctttttttttgttctaaGGTTCCTTTTTTAATCCAATCTTATTGTCCCCAAAAAAAACATTTGAATGattcttgatttggattagaagggaaaaaaaaaaaaaagggaaagccgGAAACTATAAGTGAAGTGAAATTACATTGCATAGAAATTTTGCTGTGAAAAGAAATCCCCTATTTTTTGTGATCTTGCTCTCAAACTTGTCTAGACAGATCTGAAATAGCCCAATTGGACCATAACAGGTctagtaattccttgaattattTATGTACTTATTTATTGTCTAATCGTTAGGCCTAATCTACTAATTTAGTATATTTTTCTATGGGATGAACTGAACAATCTAGtgggaaaaaaaattatatcataaattcCAAAATCAAGCACTTAAAAGAGGCAACAAGCTAACAACAAGATCTTTCGGTTTTATATATCTTACTTGCCTCAAGCCTAGAAGGAAATATTCTTACATTAAAATCAAATAGTTCATTAAATCAAAATCTatcttaatctaaataattttccagttgttaaattgaaataaaacagttcattaattaaatctaataattTTCTGATCTATATATATTCTCCAATATCCTCTTAACTCTTCACAGAAACATATAAAGACCTTCACTAGCTCCACTGGACACTTTTCCCGTATTAGATTGAAAGTCAATTATACATCTTACCCTTCAAATACCTCATTGTAAGCTTAGATGCAACAAAAACCATTAACTCTTAGTGAGAAAGTCACCTGCACCTCTCCTTCAAGTACCCTGAACAACATTGCAAAGATCTCATGCTTTGCTCTAGTTTAAGGCAATTTATAAGATCATCAAATAGGCCCCATATAAAAGATCCTAAGTTTATCGAAAGGTCGAAGGATTCGAGGAAGCTAATGCCTAATCCTTCTCCATCACTTTCTTCATGGAATGTCTTATATCAGAGAAAGCATCTGTTAATGCTCAGAAAGCTCAAGGAACAAGAGGTAAAGGCTACTGAAAGAAAACATAATTGGGAACATCTACTGAAAGCAAGTAAattattaacttttttttttttttttcgaaagagGAAGACCCGCCTGCACTATAATTACCTAGTCCAAATTCTTGGATATGCCCTCGAGCCTGTAAAAAACTTTGATGGCTCAGCAAAGGAGTGTCACTACTATGGCAAGCCTCAGCCTCAGTTCATCACGAGTGGATTATTAATTATCCGTGCTGTAACATTTTCCAACCAGAGCAGAGGCACAACAAACACATTTAATCAATCATGAGaataattttgttaaaaaaatttcaagaagatttTTGGTCCCTTTACCAAGATAAAAGTCTGAAACTCCTAATAATTCTTGTTACAACATAAAAGTTTCTATTTTATCAACATAAGTTACTTCGATGAATAGAAATGCAAAAGATTGCATACATACATGGACTGAAGCTACTTCGAAGGTAAATTTCCATGGAGGATGAGGGAAGGGTATATGGAATGCCGTGGAACTAAAAGAGGGTGAACAATTACTAGAAACAATATTCAATTTTGTGGTTTGGTAAGGTGGCACTGTTGTGTTTGCTGAAATTCTGTGGACACCCATTTTTCAGTAAGGAATTCAGTGCTACACCTTCAAGATGGTATACTAATATACACTGACTATTCCAACCAGCTAAGATGTTGGTTAACCTCTATATTTCAATTGTTTTGGTTCCCCACATTATGAGGACTTGAGCTACTGTTGGATCTCTTGAATTAGGACTAAAATGAATAATTTAGATAAGCAGCGCACCAATTGAAATTtgcaatataaatttatatgcttTGCAGTCACATCAATTACAATAGGTCATTAAATATCCTCTAGCTAGGGCTATATTTTGATTAGGAATAAGCAATGCATCTTCAGTTTTATACTTGGATCCCAGGAATCTCAAGTGTGATCTCTATGCTAGACCAAATTCAGAAATATGACCTCAGATAACTTTGTGAGGAACAAAACTGAAAATGATCGATCAACAAATAGTTAGAATCAAGCAAATATACGCTTGTAACCTATGTTTACTTCTAGATGAAGACATTTAAGTTGCACGTCCCTCTAGATGTGACTAGACAATATTATaacattttattaaaaaatctcaAAGATGGAAGATCAAGTAATTCGCAAGCGTTGGAGTCGCAGTTCATGGTGGTACATAAAGATACAGCCCAAAGGGAGTGCCATGAAAACTTCTTTATGCTAAAATTATGCGCCACTGTATGATGGCCATAGATTTTGTTCCATCCATTATGCCTCAAAGAAGCATGTTACacttattaccaaaaaaaaaaaaaaaaaaaggagcacgTTACACAATTAATATGCATATTACTCATAATGTGATTCAATTACCGTAAACCTCTGACTTCTTTCAATCTTTATTTTGTACATTTTACTCTATTGGGTAAAATTGCTGGGGGAAGTTTCTTGCCTTCCCCACTTTATGGTCAAAAAAAATTACCATAATCTGAAAATTGCCTAGTGAGAGTGAAGTAGCTAAGTCATAAATATacagaaacaaaggaaaaaaataataataataataataataacccgATTTtactaaaagctctctctctctctctctctgaggcaTGGGAAAACGCTTCATTTAACAAATTAAAGATGGTGTTGCAactcaaaagagagaaaaaaaggaaaaaagaagaagacaagatATATGTATGTTACAACCATCAACAAAATTTAGATGCCAATGATCTCTGCTTCAACTTTGCTCTCCTGCCAGACAAAACAAGCACTCTGGGCCTCCacaactcttctagctaacttaGCAGGTCTATGAGAGTAAACCACCCTCCTCCCTCACGGGAGACATCCCTCCTCTCGGGAGACAGCACACATTAATTCATGCACTAGATCCGGTCACCTCATCCCTCCCTCCCCATCCCTTATCAGGCAATCCAGTTCCGAGCTCAGGGGCAACCTCTGATGGCCCTTTTCTTCTAACAGAATCCCACGGGGAAGAGGGAGCCAGGAGAAGCAGCTCAAGCTTTCATGACAAGTCCCCcaaaacctagaagaagaagaagacaacccAAAAAAGAGACCATATCCCATTCATGGGCCCCACTTGTGTGGGTCTTAGGTTGGGCGACCAAAACACTGGTCCAGCTTTTCCAAGGGACCACTCCTCCATCAATGCCTCGGATCCACCAGCCCTCCTCCACTCCCTCTGAGTTCGATCCCGGACCCGAGAATTGATGGGATGGTGGACCACTTGCACCGGCACCCATTTATTAGCTATCATATTCCTACGGACCTTGCCACACGGGCAATTCCTGGTCTCCACGGACCGAGGCCCTAATTATTCAACGACCGCTTCAAACTAAGTTGTACCTTCGAATCCCCCAGAGATCGCCACCCGACccatcccccctctctctctctctctgcctttAAGACCTAAGGAGGAGTCCGCACACGGAGACGAAGTTGTCGGGCCATCGGAGGGTCAACGCTGTGGTATCGTGAGGAGGACTCACAGGGCTGGCTTCTTCGGATGTGTTTGGAGGTTTCGAGAAAGATGGCGGCCTCCGAGAAGCTAAGGGGGGCAGTCGAACAGAAGGAACAAGAGAGCATGCGGTCTCCGTAGTGTTTCATTTAAAGGCCGtcatctttcttctcttctcttcttcttcttcttctttgtgcaagcTCAGGGGAACTTGGTCTTGGGACCGAGACAATTATAGACCAGGACCAGAGGGTGCGGAAGTGGACAAAGCTCCAACAGCTACCATCAGAGTACTTAATGGCAAGGAGCTGCACTCACTTACTCACCAGAAGGTGATATGATACTAGTATTTAATGCCTCCCAGGTGCAGCTCCAGGTTGAGGATGGCTAATAATAATGTATATAACCTCAGATAacagtagagagagagagggagtgagAGAAAGAGATCTCGTGATTCTCATCCATGGCCGATGCAACTGCCCATTTATGGCAGCAAGTAAAACCAGAAAGCTGGAGATCATCTCAACGTTAGagatgggagagagagagagagaggtgagtgAAGAAGAGGGAATGAGAgggcaatgaaagaaagaaagagaatataTAAGGAGGAATTCAAGTCTCTTCATTCAATTCCTCTCCTACGGAATCGCAGTCACTGCTGCTTCTCTTCGCAACCACCtcacgttctctctcttgagggctTGGTTTATAAAGGTCTTAATAACTACGAAAGAAAGGCGAAAGAGTGGAGAGGAAGAGAATAAAAAAGAGTGTGGAGGCCTTTCCTTCCCTCAAACCAACAAAAACACAAGAGACAAGCACGCATACAACACAATATAACAAAGCATAGATGCAGTCGGAAATGCAGGTAGAGAATTGCATGGAGGACACGTTTCGAGTCTCATAAAACAGCTCGTGGAACTGTTGTCGTTCTTGAGATACATACAGAGGATCAGAAGATGAgctagagaagaaagaaagaaagaaaggggagGGGAATCCAACAGTACCCCATCACCACCCACCCACTCCCCAACAAaccaaactctctctctctctctctctctctctttatcaaatagcAATCTTCCCTCTTCCCTCaccccctctccctccctcctacATCCATCGTCACTACCAGCTCAACCTTCAAGTTCGCCCCCATGTGTTGACTCCAACTCCTAAAGTACTACAAATAACAATGCCAAGTTAATGAAGAATGGCCCTCCGCACCCTCCCACCCCCACCCCACCTCCCTTCCCATCCCCAAGATCACATTCATTAAAACCATCAACCGCCTGTCTCCCCCAATACCCATCCCATCCTCCAACAACATAAAATCAAAGATAGTCTAAAAGAAAACCCTAGAAATAGCACTACCGCTACACTTAAAAAGAAGGATACAATTAAAGCAGTTCCCAGCTAGAGAGAAGAAGATAAGCAGCAAAGCTAGAAGTATTGATCATAGAAAGAAGCAAAGGAGCAAAGCCAAGTAAGAAACCCTAACTCCCATCCCACCCCTTTCTCGAAGAGCAGTGTGGTGAGGTTGGCGACCAAGCTAGGGTTTCTTACCCAGCGTGTGCTTGTTGTTGTGCATCCAGACCTTGAGCACGTGGCGCTTCACGCACGTCTCGTCGCAGAACTGCTGCACCGCCGCCTCATCGTGCTTCTGGATCCGCCACCCCACCTTCTCCGCGAATGCCAGCATCTTGTCCTTCTGCTCCTGCGTGAACTTGGTCCGGAACCTCTTCTTCCCCGACCCCGATGCCCCCCCTCCCCCGCTGCCGCCCATGCCTCCGCCGCCCATCATCGGGTTCGAGATATCCTCCTGCTCCTCCCTCATGTGCCCCCCGCCGCCGGAAGTCGATGGAAGCGCCAGCGGCGCCGGCCGGTGCTGCTGTTGTTGCTGCGCGGCAGCTGCCGCCGCCGCcatgtggtggtggtggtggtgcagGTACCCCGCCGGCGTCCGGTAGTAAGGGGAGAACTGGGGGTGGTACTCCGCCCCGATCACGCCGGCTCCGGGGGCGACGCCGCCCTCAGTCTCCTTCCGGTGGAAGTTCCGATGGCAGCTGCAGGCGGCGCAGCGCAGCGCGTCCAAAGTCCCCTCCTCTCCCGCCGCCATGAACTCCCCGCACCCATCCACCGCATGCCCCCCGATACTCACTGCGTGGTTCTTGAGGCACTCTCTGTACCTCCCTCCCCCTCCACCGCTCACCTTCCGGTTACCCGGCGCCCCCGTCCCCCCGACCGCCACCATCCCCCCTTCCCCTCCTCCGCCGCCGACGCCTCCGAGGCCGCTCACCTTCCCGCCTCCGCCGCCTCTGCCGGAATTCCCCAGAGGTGGCTCGTAGCCGGATCCCACCGGCAGCCCGATCTCCTCCTCTGGCTCGTCGTGGTCGTCGAAGTCCATCTCCGGATCCGTCGACCGGCGATCCCCGGTCAGATCTCGAGATCGGACCCGGACCTCCTTCCccgctccctttctctctctctctttcttttctctaacTCCCGGGCTTAGCTTAGCTTAGCTTAGAGGAGGAGATAAGAGAGAGTGTGGACGCCATCAATTCACACACCGCCTGCGAGCTTTGTGATGATATAacccaaccccccccccccccccctcccctctctctctctctctcttccctcccttCCCTCTTCTGaaatcttccctctctctctctccctttctctctctatctttccGGTCACTATCCCTTGTGTGGCCGGTCGCTGCCGGCCGCGTACACCGGCTGCACCCGGTAGCTTAAGCACCGCACTAAGCCAACCCCGCTCCTCTTCTTAAACCCCAACTCGGGGAGGTTTGGTACCTTGCGCGGTATTCACTGTTTTACTCCCCATGGTGAATAGCAAAAGCGTCGCGTCAATGTGAAATGACCCGGTGAAAATATTAGACAAAAATTACGCATAATTTCAGACAATTTTggcatctttttctttctctttctaaagTTTGACAGGAAGGTCTCAAATTCAATAATTCCTGTACACCTTAAAGACAGACCCTCTCTGAATCCATACATCCAGctttttataaagaaatttacGACCATAATTTTTTCTAGTCAAATCTTTGACTGCCTTCACTACTTAATACTAGAAAATAGTTATCATGGGAAAACAATTCTAAATAATGTAAATAATAATCATAAAAAGAAAAATCTCATTTTAGGTTTTAATGTAAAAGAAATTAATTAAACATGCATGGCTGCTTTTTCTGCATAATGATGATTAATTATTATAACAATTACTATTAGCTAAAATGTTACttcataattaaatatatttttatgtaaaaaatggcATTAAACTGGTCCGGGTTGGAGTTTCTGGGAGCCATCAGCTATTCTGTCACTGTTCTTCGCAATCCTGCTACTATTTTATGCTGAGAAGTATGTTGCCAATTTAGACCACCAAAACTGCTAGGAGGGATACTATGTCATGATAACGTCTGTTAATTTAGACCACACTTTTCCAGCTTTGACCATCTTGGCATGAAAAAAgggcaagagaaaaaaaaaactttggagGTTTCCGCAgaattttttgttctttttttatcACAGACAAGTGACATAAAATGAAGGTATATGTCCTAATATAATTAATAGATAAACTAGAAGAAAAGTCTTCAAATTAAATCCTCTTAATTTTATCTCTATATCTGCTCTGATATAATAAGATAACTAAGAGGAAGGCCCTCAAATCAAATTTGTTAAAACTCTTCTGAACTTGAAATGCTAACGAGGCAGTTTGCTGTTTGATTTACTTCATAGAGTAAGTAAGTGCAGAAGATGTTAGACAAGATGAAACCAATTCTTGATATTTATCAGGATcaaatattatgaaaatatcttagcatTAATCCATGTTACTATTGTTTTCAAATCTTGTTCAAAGAAGATTCTATTATCCtgaaatataaatatgattttcttaaattcatacaaaataatctttaatttagcTATGGGAAACAAGGGTGCAAATGGATCGAGGAGCTTGTGAGCTCTTCGAGAATGACTTAACCCTAacttcgatttgatttgattatttttgatatcgaatagtttaaataattttttgagacaAGCTTAAAtagcaaaatatttgatttgaagACCCAAAATCAAtcgaatatatatataatcacattttatttataatatatatattaatttaatatttttaaaatataatattttattatatttattttaattatattttaaaattataatcaaattttgAACTTGAGTTTGGATTAGATCTCCAACGTCGCTTAATTAATATTTGAGTCAAATTAAGCCGTCCTTATCAGTATTGCTTTACTTTTTATGCAGGGTTGGATTCATGTTTGGATAACAAAACTCAATTGATCTCAAATTGAATTTTGAGATCAAGTATTTTGATTAGAATCGAGTTCTTATCTTTGACTATTCGATTTGACGGGGGCTTGTGGATTGAAATTGGCGTAGCAAACGGTACTGGCC
This genomic window from Elaeis guineensis isolate ETL-2024a chromosome 13, EG11, whole genome shotgun sequence contains:
- the LOC105058476 gene encoding zinc-finger homeodomain protein 1, encoding MDFDDHDEPEEEIGLPVGSGYEPPLGNSGRGGGGGKVSGLGGVGGGGGEGGMVAVGGTGAPGNRKVSGGGGGRYRECLKNHAVSIGGHAVDGCGEFMAAGEEGTLDALRCAACSCHRNFHRKETEGGVAPGAGVIGAEYHPQFSPYYRTPAGYLHHHHHHMAAAAAAAQQQQQHRPAPLALPSTSGGGGHMREEQEDISNPMMGGGGMGGSGGGGASGSGKKRFRTKFTQEQKDKMLAFAEKVGWRIQKHDEAAVQQFCDETCVKRHVLKVWMHNNKHTLGKKP